A genomic window from Methanomassiliicoccales archaeon includes:
- the rpe gene encoding ribulose-phosphate 3-epimerase: protein MVKIAPSILSANFSCLEIELRRVQDAGADWIHIDVMDGQFVPNITIGPVVIKAIRQICTLPFDVHLMINSPERFINEFSGAGADVITVHIEATKDPESTLKDIRRLGKKAGLSLNPSTPHDLIEPYLDLVDVILVMTVQPGFAGQKFLHEVVPKLKRINALIESSNRSIELEVDGGINRDTFPIVIEAGATVLAAGSALFNSKDMKEEIRLWKTWSK from the coding sequence ATGGTAAAAATAGCTCCATCGATTCTGTCTGCAAATTTCTCGTGTTTAGAAATAGAGCTTAGGCGCGTTCAGGATGCTGGTGCAGACTGGATTCATATAGATGTGATGGATGGTCAATTCGTACCGAATATAACAATCGGTCCTGTCGTAATTAAAGCTATTCGCCAAATTTGCACCCTTCCCTTCGATGTTCACCTTATGATTAATTCACCAGAACGATTCATTAATGAATTTTCAGGCGCAGGAGCCGATGTAATTACCGTGCATATTGAGGCAACGAAGGATCCAGAGAGCACCTTGAAGGATATTCGAAGATTGGGGAAAAAAGCTGGGTTATCTCTGAATCCTTCCACTCCACATGATTTAATAGAACCATATCTTGATCTTGTCGATGTCATTCTAGTCATGACTGTCCAGCCAGGGTTTGCTGGCCAGAAATTTCTTCACGAAGTTGTTCCAAAACTAAAGAGAATAAACGCACTCATTGAGAGTTCAAATCGCTCGATCGAACTAGAAGTTGATGGAGGAATCAATAGAGATACCTTCCCAATTGTTATAGAAGCCGGTGCGACGGTCTTAGCTGCAGGAAGCGCCCTTTTTAATTCTAAAGATATGAAGGAAGAAATTCGATTATGGAAAACCTGGTCAAAATAA